One Luteibacter aegosomaticola genomic window carries:
- a CDS encoding GNAT family N-acetyltransferase, whose protein sequence is MATADIPVLETPRLRLTALTERHFDDYANMLADAESTRWIGDGQPLDRMNAWRSMAMLLGHWALRGCGMWAIELKESGEFIGRAGLMKPEGWPDLELGWMLKPEHRHHGYATEAGTAILDFAWNEMHAQRVISLVRIGNEASDHVAERLGGEHIDNIDFLGGATHLFAYYPPHREVRRAS, encoded by the coding sequence ATGGCAACTGCAGATATCCCCGTTCTGGAAACGCCGCGCTTGCGGCTCACCGCACTCACCGAACGCCATTTCGACGATTACGCCAACATGCTGGCGGACGCCGAAAGTACGCGCTGGATCGGTGACGGCCAGCCTTTGGACCGCATGAATGCGTGGCGTTCGATGGCCATGCTGCTTGGCCACTGGGCGCTTCGTGGCTGTGGCATGTGGGCGATCGAACTGAAAGAGTCAGGCGAGTTCATCGGCCGTGCTGGCTTGATGAAGCCGGAGGGCTGGCCCGATCTGGAACTGGGCTGGATGCTGAAGCCGGAGCACCGCCACCATGGCTATGCGACCGAGGCGGGTACGGCGATCCTGGATTTTGCGTGGAACGAGATGCACGCGCAGCGCGTGATCAGCCTGGTGCGCATCGGTAACGAGGCGTCGGATCATGTGGCTGAACGCCTGGGCGGCGAGCACATCGACAATATCGATTTCCTGGGCGGCGCGACGCACCTGTTCGCCTACTACCCGCCCCACCGCGAAGTCCGCCGCGCGAGCTAA